TGACCTGTACGTAATCCTTTACCCCGTCCTTGATTTTTTTCGTACGGGCGGCATCCACCGCCTCTTCCGAAACATCATTCACGGACGCAACTCCCTTCAAGGGTTTCGTGAACGTGTTTTCCACGTCCTCCATGGGAAAGCCGGTAGCAATCACCGTCACGGAAATTGCATCTTCCAGCGCCTCATCGGTTCCCACTCCCCAGATTATAGCTGCATTATCACCTACTTCCTTAATCACGTAATTCGTGATTTCACTCATCTCATCCATCGTAATTTCATCCGTCCCGGATGTAATATTCAACAAGATGTCACTAGCTCCCAGTATATCGCTCTTATTCAGCAGAGGGCTATTCAAAGCCTCGGCAATCACCCGCTTCGCCCGGTCTTCACCGGAGGCTTTCGCCGCACCCATAATAGCAATTCCACTATCCGTCATCACCGTTCTCACGTCGGCAAAATCGACGTTTATATATCCCGGTAACGTGATAATCTCCGCAATACCCTTGGCAGCAATATTCAACACGTCGTTAGCCTTGGCAAATGCACTCGACAATGTTTGCGATCCGAATATCCGTTGTATCTTCTCATTATCTATGATAATCAAAGAATCCACGTGTTCTTTTAATCTTTTTACCCCTTCACGAGCCTGATCCAAACGTTTCGGCCCCTCGAAGCGGGAAGGTATCGTCACAATACCCACCGTCAGAATACCCATATCCTTGGCAACCTTGGCAATCACGGGTGCCGCACCGGTCCCGGTACCACCCCCCATTGCTGCCGTGATAAACACCATCTTCGTATTGGTACTCAACAACGCTTTTATATCATCAATACTCTCGTTAGCGGCAGCCTCTCCGATTTCCGGTCGGTTCCCCGCTCCCCGTCCTTCAGTCAGGGTCTTCCCCAATTGAATAATGGTCGGAATAGGACTATGTTCCAATATTTGCGAATCGGTATTACACAACACGAAATCCACGTCACAGATCCCTTGCCTGTACATGTATTCCACAGCATTACCGCCACCACCTCCGACTCCGATCACCTTAATAATCGGGGTAGTAATCTCAAACTGGTTAAAATTTATCAATCCATCTACCATGATCGTCCATTATTACATTTGTGAATCCCTATTCATATCCTCGTTGAACATATTCCCCAGCTTACGCTTGAACCAACTATCTACATCCGGCACCTCATTCTTTCCCCGTTTGCGTCCGTTCTCCAGTTCAAATTCCCGGTCGTACTCCTCGATCCGTTTCCGATGAGTCTCCTCTTCCCGAACCGGTTCATCGTCATCATCGTCGTCAAACACGATAGCCCGTTGACGTTTCCCGACATCTCGCCGCTGTTCTCCTCGTTGTTGACGTAATCGACGACTTTCCTCCAGTTTTTGCTTGCGCATCCGCTCCTCTTCCTCCAACTTCCGGGCATCCACCGTCTGCATCTCCAAATCTTCCACGGTCTCCACCTTGAAAGAAATATTCGTCTTCTTTCTCTCGATCGGTGAACCGTTAAACCCGGTAGCAATCACAGCCACGTGCAACTCATCACCTAGAGCATCATCCTTACCAGCCCCCCAAATCACGTCCACATCGTTCCCGACCAACTCCTTCACGTAATCGGTAATCAAGGTAATCTCATCCATCGTGATCTCCTTACTACCGTACAACATATTCAACAATATATTAGATGCCCCCCGAATATCATTACTATTCAACAAGGGCGATTCCAATGCCATCTTCGCAGCCTCCAGCGCACGATTCTCACCAACCGACTCTCCGGCACCCATCAGCGCCACCCCACTATTCCGCATCACCACCTCCACGTCCGCAAAGTCCACGTTCACGAATCCCTTCAGCGTGATGATCTCCGCTATACTCTTAGCCGCAATCGTCAACACGTTATCCGCCATCTCGAACGCTTTCGACAACTTCAAATCCCCGTACATATCCCGCAACTTCTCGTTACATATAATCAACAGGGCATCCACGTAATTCGACAACTCGTCAACACCCTCCATAGCTTGCTCCACCCGTTTCCGTCCCTCAAAACTGAAAGGGATCGTCACGATTCCGATAGTCAAAATACCTAACTCACGAGCTTGTTTAGCAATAATAGGTGCGGCACCCGTTCCGGTTCCACCCCCCATACCTGCCGTGATAAACACCATTTTCGTGTTACGCTCCAATATCGTTTTGATATAATCCAGACTTTCAATAGCCGACTGTTTACCGCGTTCCGGCAAACTTCCCGCTCCACGCCCCTCGGTAAGCTCCTTACCGATCTGAATACGATTCTTCACGGGACTAATCCGCAACGCCTGTATATCCGTGTTACACACCACGAACTCTACGCCCCGAATACCCTGACGGCACATATGGTTCACGGCATTACTACCGCCTCCACCCACTCCGATCACCTTGATAATCGATTCTTCCTGTGGTGGAATATTCACAACCAATAAATCATCTTCATTAAGCATAGCTGAAAGGTCTTATATCATTTATTCTTTAAAAAAATTACTAAACCATCCACCGGATTTAGGCTTTCTCACCTCCCGACGTTCACATTGCAACAGTCCCAAAGCCGTAAAATACGCCGGGGACTTCAAACTAGCCTCCCGATCCGCTTTAACACTTGCCACCTTTGCAAATCCGACCGAATGTCCCGACAACTTGGACAACAACACCTCGATCCCCGCCACCTGACAACCGCCTCCAGTCAACAAAATTCCGTCATCCAAATCTTCGTAGCAACCACTTTCCTGCATTTGGAAAATAGCCCCCTCCAACAACTCCTCCAAACGGGATTGCTCCACGTGTACCAAATCATGACTATCAATACAATACTTCGTATCGGGAATCATAATCTTCCGGTTCTTGCACGATGCCCGCAACGCCATACCGAACTCTTCTTTCAGCTTGCGTGCCTTCTCCATATCATTAATCGAAAATGCTGTATTTATATCCCCGTCAATCGTGCTGCATCCCAATGGCAACTCCTCGTCAAAATAAACAAGCCCGTCTTGGAAAACCTGTACTTTGATACTATCCGCACCCAAATCAAGCAAAGCGAAATTAAACATATCCGATCCTGCCGTGATCAAAGCCTTCTGCGCGGCCCCGGCCATCGAATAAAAATCTATCTTATCAACCCCTAGATTGGCAAACATATCCCTCAAATCCCTCAACTCACTACTCCTTGCCACATAGACGTGATAATGGACATCCAACCGTTTCGCCGTAACTCCCACCGGGTTCACCTCACTCTCCTTATCCACGTAATAAGCGAACGGAACGACATCCACCACTTCCTCATCACCGGCCCCCACCACGCTCCGACACTTTTTCTCCATCTCCTGCAAATCCCCTTGGTCTATACTCTTCGGACGGGAAAACTTGATATTCTCCCGGTCTTCAATCTGTTTCACCCACGCCCCGCTCAAAGCGACATTCAAAGCATCAATATGAACCTCATACTCGCTCTTAAAACGATCCAACAAACGCTGGATACACGCTTTCGCCCGAAGTTTATCAACAATTTTGCCCCGTTTAACTCCTTGTGAGGCAATACTTATGACACCGACCAAACGACAATCACTCCCGGACTTTTCTCCGAGAGCCATCACCATTTTTCCAGACCCCATATCCAAAGAAGCTACAAACCCCATAATATCTAATATTTTATTTTCTAACACAAACAACTTGGTTGTCAAACTTCAAATTGATTTCCTTGTAACGATTCCACCCTTTTTTCGTGATACCGTCCTTCAGAAACAACATCAACTTCTCCAACCTCGCCTCGCAATCATCCACCTTTCCCAACACGATCCGGAAATCCCCCACTTTAGGAATCATCACAACATCCTCGTTCGACCTCACAACCAGTTGTTCGATATACGCGTCCCAAAATGGTTCATTCTTCAATTTCATCGCAAAAGGACCCAGTTTCTCGCAAGCGAATTTCTTATTTATATCACCGGTTGCTACAACAACCCTGGAAGTAAACTTAGAAGACAACGGCATCACTCTCCCGTCACGATCCACGTAATACCCTTCACCCGTTAGTACTCTCAAAACAGGTTCACGTTGTTGGATATTTACATGAATATAACCGTCTAAACTGTAGTAAACCTGAGCCGATTTAATCATCGGATTCTTGACAAGCACCCTTTCCAAACTATCTTTATTCACCGCCAATATACTTTTGTCCATAATGTCTCCGTACCCCTTCTTTATCGCCTTCATAACATCCTCCTCGTCGACAAACACGTTAACATCCGTATTCTTGACAGCCACCCGTACCCCTCTACATGTTACCTCCCCCGATTTTGTCGCCACAAAGGTAAGCACAATTATCAGGTATACAAGCAAAATGCAAGATAATATGTAAGGTAAAATGCGTTTCATCTCTATTCCCTGCCTACAAATTTAAAATTTCTAATTCAAATTCTCGTCTCTTATCCATTACATCCAAACCTGTAACCCCGATCAACAATCCGTCCCTCCAAACATCTCCGTGAAAATCGGAATAAAACGATCTATATCCCCGGCACCCACGGTCATAAAAACTCCCTCCTTCACGTTCTCCTTCACATACTCCGGAAACTCTTCCTTCGTCACCCGCACGAATGGCACCGTCAGTCGATCGGCAATCAACCCCGACGTCACCCCCGGAATCGGTTGTTCCCGTGCCGGGTAAATATCCAGCAGGATCACCTGATCCGCGAGATTCAAACTCTTCGCGAACTCCGGGTAAAAATCATTTGTCCGTGAGTACAAATGAGGCTGAAAAGCTACCGTCAACCTCTTATCCGGCCACATCTCCCGAATAGAAGAAAGAGACGCCTCAATCTCCCGCGGATGATGAGCGTAATCGTCAATATAAATCAATCGGTCACCCTTCGCGTGTACGTCAAACCTACGGGAAACCCCTTTAAACAAAGGCAAAGCCACCCGAATCTCTTCCGGTGTCACTCCTGCATACAAAGCCACCGTGATTGCAGCCGTCGCGTTCTCCACGTTCACCCGCCCCGGAAAACATATTCTCAAATCCCTTATCTCCACATCTTTCCCGATATAATCAAACAAGTAACTCCCGTTATCCACCCGCAACCGATCGGCATAATAATCCGCTTTCTCCCCGGCAGCATAATACCCGGTAATCGTTCTTTTTTTCAATTCCAACCCCTTACGTAAAAACAACTCACCTCGTGTCTGCAAGGCAAACTCCTCGAAAGCCTCGATCAAATGCTCGTGCGTCCCGTATATATCCAGATGATCCGCATCCATAGCCGTGATTACCGCAATCTCCGGATGTAAATGCAAAAATGAACGATCATACTCGTCCGCCTCAATCACCACGTAATCCGAATCCTTATCAATCAATAAATTCGTGCCGAAATTAGAGGAAATTCCCCCTAGGAAAGCACTACATCCCACGTGCGAACGATTCAACAGAAAAGCCAGCATCGTCGTGGTCGTCGTCTTTCCATGCGTTCCGGCAATGCAAAGCGCTTTTTTACTATGGGACAAAAATCCCAGCACCTCCGCCCGTTTATGCAAAGCGTACCCGTTATCCCGGAAAAAACTAAGAATACGATTTTCCTGCGGTACCGCCGGAGTATATACCACCAACGTATGCTCCTTATCCCGGAAAACCTCCCGAACTCCCTTCTCGTCATCCTCGTAAGTAATCTCAAACCCTTCTTTGTCCGTCATTTTTCGTGTCAACGGTGACGATGTCCGGTCATATCCTGCCACCTCGTAACCCATCACCTTAAAATAACGAGCCAACGCACTCATTCCAATCCCCCCGATACCCACGAAATACACCGCCTTTATATTCTTAATATCCATACCATGAATTTAAAATTTAAAATTTAAAATTTAAAATGGCAGACCATTCAATTCTAAATTTTACATTCTACACTTTAAACTATCTTCAATATTTCCCTCGCAATCACCTCATCCGAATCCTTCATTGCCAGCGTCAAGATATGCTCGGACAAACTTTTCCGTTCCCCGTCATCCTGCAACAGGCGTTCCATCACCTCTCCCAAACGCTCCACCACCTCGGCATCCTTCACCATCACGGCAGCTTGTTTATTCACCAGCGCCATAGCATTCTTTGTCTGGTGATCTTCTGCCACGTTAGGCGAGGGCACTAACACCACGGCTTTTCCCAGCAAGCACAACTCAGAAATCGTACCCGCACCCGCTCTTGCCACCACCAAATCAGCACAAGCATACGCCAAATCCATCCGTTTCAAAAACGGCATAAACTTCACGTTTTCCGGCATACGTCCCTTCAATTGTTCTTCCAGCTCCTTGTGGTAATAACTCCCGCACTGCCAAATCACCTGCACGTCCTTCCACCCCGCAATCTTCTCCAACCATCTCACCATAGCCTTGTTAATCGACCCGGCACCCAGACTACCTCCGGTGACCAGCACCGTTTTCTTATTCGCATCCAGCCCGTAGAAAGCAATCCCCTCCACCCGTTCATTCACGGCATTCAACAAATCCTTCCGCACCGGATTCCCCGTAAATATAATCTTTTCCTTTGGAAAAAAACGTTCCATTCCCTCGTAAGCCACACAAATCTTGGCAGCCTTCTTTGCCAGCAACTTATTGGTCACCCCGGCGTATGAATTTTGCTCCTGCAACACCAACGGAATACCCGCGTTCGTGGCCACCTTTCCAATCGGCCCGCTAGCATATCCCCCAACACCAACTACTACATCCGGTTTAAACTCCCGCACCACTCGTTTGGCCTTCTTCAAACTCCGCCATAAATTCCACAATACTTTCAGATTATTCAACGTCAGCTTACGTTGTAACCCTCTCACCGGTAATCCCACGATCTTATACCCGGCTTCCGGCACCTTCTCCATCTCCATCTTCCCCTCTGCCCCCACGAACAGAATCTCTATATCCTTATTCAACCGTTTCAGCGCATTCGCAATAGAAAGGGCAGGAAATATATGTCCTCCCGTTCCGCCTCCACTAATAATTACTTTCTTCATATCTCAAATATCTTCATGTTCAATTTTCCTCGTTCTCTTCTTCCTCGTTTATACCTTGAGCGGCCATCTTTAGTTTCTCCTTCTCTTCCCGTTCTCCCTCTTCCGAGAAAGTATGACTGACACTCAATATCATCCCGAAAGACGCACTCGTGAACAACAGAGAGGTACCCCCCATACTCACCAGCGGCAACGGCTGTCCGGTCACGGGGAAAAGTCCCACGCAAACCCCCATGTTAATCAATGCCTGAAACACGATACACAGCCCCAATCCGGCCACCAGAATCGCCGGGAACATCCTCGTGCAACGTCGCACGATCACCCCTACCCGGTACAAAATAATCAGGTAAAGCAACATCACGATCCCGGCCCCAACCAGCCCATATTCCTCCACAATAATAGCAAATATAAAATCCGAATACGGGTGAGGCAAGAAATTCCTCTGCACGCTATTTCCCGGTCCCAGTCCCATCAATCCTCCTTTTGCCACGGCAATCTTCGCCTGATCCGATTGGTACGAATCGTCACTGTCCGTCTCGCTCGGGTTCACGAAATGCTCGATACGGCTTTTCACCGTCAACAAACGTCCCGCAGACTTCAAATGCTTTTCCGGAACGATAAAAACAACCGCCAGCATCAAAATCATCAACCCCACAATCACCCCGATCAACTTCGCGTACGTCTTCCAGTATAAACGTCCGACAAACAACATCACCAAACAAACCCCGCCCAGCAATGCCGATGTCGAGAAATTCTCCATAAAAATCAAGAACAGCACCGGCACCACTAACGTCATCCGCCATAACACATTATTGCTACAACACTCCTCCGTTTGTTCAAAAGCAATCGCACGGGCACAGTACATAATAATCCCCAGTTTCGCCATTTCCGAAGGCTGGAACGTGAACCCGATTCCCGGAATCGTCACCCAACGCCCCGCATCATTCAACGTCGTACCCGCAAACTTCGCCCACAACAGGAATATCAACGACATTCCCAGCACGATCTTGGCAAACGAAAGGAAGTACTTGTAATGAAACGACTGCAATGTCAGAATCACCACCATACACCCGAACATCAAAAACAACTGTTTAATCAAATAATAACTGGTATTCCCTCCCCGCACACGAAACGCCAGACTCCCCGTCGAAGAATACACCACGATCAACGAGGCCAGCATCAACCCGATGACCACGTACCACAACGTCCGATCCCCCTTAAATACCACCTTATTCTTTAGATTCAACATACGGATTTCTTGATTTATGATTTATGATTAAGTGATTCCAGCCGCACAAAATCAACGTTTTTTATCTTTCAACTTTTAGTTTTTATCTTTTAGTTTTTAACTTTTTCACCTTCTCCTTAAACATCTCCCCCCGATTCTCGTAATTCTTAAACAAGTCAAAACTAGCACAACAAGGAGAAAGCAGTACCACATCCCCCTCCTCTGCCCGGCGATAAGCCACCTCCATCGTCTCATCCAAACTATGAGTATCCACCACCTCGCAGATCGGCGAGAACGCCTCGATCAACTTCTTATTATCCACGCCCATACAAATCAACAACTTCACCTTCTCCTTCACCAAATCAAACAACACGCTGTAATCATTTCCTTTATCCGTTCCTCCCGCAATCCACACCACCGGAGCGTGCATACTATCCAAAGCATACCAAGCAGAATCCACGTTTGTTGCCTTTGAATCATTAATATAAGTGACACCATTCACCACGTCCACCGTCTCCAAACGATGCTCCACCTGCGGGAATGTTGTCAATCCCTTCCTCAAATCCTCGTCACTCACCCCGGCCTTCAAAGCGGCCAATATTGCTGCCATCGCATTATACACGTTATGCCGTCCTTGAATCGAGATCTCCTGTTTGGCAATCCGGAACTCCCGATCTCCCCAGTGGGCCACCACCGTGTCCCCATCCATGTAAGCATTCACCCCGGCGTAATCCGAGTAAGTGAACCCGACTGCCTCCGGCACAATATCCCCCCGTTCCACTCTCTCCCGCACAACCTCGCAGTCATAACCATATATAAACAAATCCTCCTTCCGCATATTATTCAATATCCGGAACTTCGAATTCGCGTAATTCTCAAATTTATAATCATACCGATCCAGATGATCCGGTGTAATATTCGTCAATATCGCCGTGTCACAACGGAATTGGAACATCCCATCCAACTGAAAACTAGACAACTCCACCACGTACAC
The window above is part of the Butyricimonas paravirosa genome. Proteins encoded here:
- the ftsZ gene encoding cell division protein FtsZ encodes the protein MVDGLINFNQFEITTPIIKVIGVGGGGGNAVEYMYRQGICDVDFVLCNTDSQILEHSPIPTIIQLGKTLTEGRGAGNRPEIGEAAANESIDDIKALLSTNTKMVFITAAMGGGTGTGAAPVIAKVAKDMGILTVGIVTIPSRFEGPKRLDQAREGVKRLKEHVDSLIIIDNEKIQRIFGSQTLSSAFAKANDVLNIAAKGIAEIITLPGYINVDFADVRTVMTDSGIAIMGAAKASGEDRAKRVIAEALNSPLLNKSDILGASDILLNITSGTDEITMDEMSEITNYVIKEVGDNAAIIWGVGTDEALEDAISVTVIATGFPMEDVENTFTKPLKGVASVNDVSEEAVDAARTKKIKDGVKDYVQVILKESEVVLQPDLSPEKIEELATTPAYTRRHLKIDRP
- the ftsZ gene encoding cell division protein FtsZ, which encodes MLNEDDLLVVNIPPQEESIIKVIGVGGGGSNAVNHMCRQGIRGVEFVVCNTDIQALRISPVKNRIQIGKELTEGRGAGSLPERGKQSAIESLDYIKTILERNTKMVFITAGMGGGTGTGAAPIIAKQARELGILTIGIVTIPFSFEGRKRVEQAMEGVDELSNYVDALLIICNEKLRDMYGDLKLSKAFEMADNVLTIAAKSIAEIITLKGFVNVDFADVEVVMRNSGVALMGAGESVGENRALEAAKMALESPLLNSNDIRGASNILLNMLYGSKEITMDEITLITDYVKELVGNDVDVIWGAGKDDALGDELHVAVIATGFNGSPIERKKTNISFKVETVEDLEMQTVDARKLEEEERMRKQKLEESRRLRQQRGEQRRDVGKRQRAIVFDDDDDDEPVREEETHRKRIEEYDREFELENGRKRGKNEVPDVDSWFKRKLGNMFNEDMNRDSQM
- a CDS encoding cell division FtsA domain-containing protein, with the translated sequence MGFVASLDMGSGKMVMALGEKSGSDCRLVGVISIASQGVKRGKIVDKLRAKACIQRLLDRFKSEYEVHIDALNVALSGAWVKQIEDRENIKFSRPKSIDQGDLQEMEKKCRSVVGAGDEEVVDVVPFAYYVDKESEVNPVGVTAKRLDVHYHVYVARSSELRDLRDMFANLGVDKIDFYSMAGAAQKALITAGSDMFNFALLDLGADSIKVQVFQDGLVYFDEELPLGCSTIDGDINTAFSINDMEKARKLKEEFGMALRASCKNRKIMIPDTKYCIDSHDLVHVEQSRLEELLEGAIFQMQESGCYEDLDDGILLTGGGCQVAGIEVLLSKLSGHSVGFAKVASVKADREASLKSPAYFTALGLLQCERREVRKPKSGGWFSNFFKE
- a CDS encoding cell division protein FtsQ/DivIB, with protein sequence MATKSGEVTCRGVRVAVKNTDVNVFVDEEDVMKAIKKGYGDIMDKSILAVNKDSLERVLVKNPMIKSAQVYYSLDGYIHVNIQQREPVLRVLTGEGYYVDRDGRVMPLSSKFTSRVVVATGDINKKFACEKLGPFAMKLKNEPFWDAYIEQLVVRSNEDVVMIPKVGDFRIVLGKVDDCEARLEKLMLFLKDGITKKGWNRYKEINLKFDNQVVCVRK
- the murC gene encoding UDP-N-acetylmuramate--L-alanine ligase is translated as MDIKNIKAVYFVGIGGIGMSALARYFKVMGYEVAGYDRTSSPLTRKMTDKEGFEITYEDDEKGVREVFRDKEHTLVVYTPAVPQENRILSFFRDNGYALHKRAEVLGFLSHSKKALCIAGTHGKTTTTTMLAFLLNRSHVGCSAFLGGISSNFGTNLLIDKDSDYVVIEADEYDRSFLHLHPEIAVITAMDADHLDIYGTHEHLIEAFEEFALQTRGELFLRKGLELKKRTITGYYAAGEKADYYADRLRVDNGSYLFDYIGKDVEIRDLRICFPGRVNVENATAAITVALYAGVTPEEIRVALPLFKGVSRRFDVHAKGDRLIYIDDYAHHPREIEASLSSIREMWPDKRLTVAFQPHLYSRTNDFYPEFAKSLNLADQVILLDIYPAREQPIPGVTSGLIADRLTVPFVRVTKEEFPEYVKENVKEGVFMTVGAGDIDRFIPIFTEMFGGTDC
- the murG gene encoding undecaprenyldiphospho-muramoylpentapeptide beta-N-acetylglucosaminyltransferase; the encoded protein is MKKVIISGGGTGGHIFPALSIANALKRLNKDIEILFVGAEGKMEMEKVPEAGYKIVGLPVRGLQRKLTLNNLKVLWNLWRSLKKAKRVVREFKPDVVVGVGGYASGPIGKVATNAGIPLVLQEQNSYAGVTNKLLAKKAAKICVAYEGMERFFPKEKIIFTGNPVRKDLLNAVNERVEGIAFYGLDANKKTVLVTGGSLGAGSINKAMVRWLEKIAGWKDVQVIWQCGSYYHKELEEQLKGRMPENVKFMPFLKRMDLAYACADLVVARAGAGTISELCLLGKAVVLVPSPNVAEDHQTKNAMALVNKQAAVMVKDAEVVERLGEVMERLLQDDGERKSLSEHILTLAMKDSDEVIAREILKIV
- a CDS encoding FtsW/RodA/SpoVE family cell cycle protein, whose protein sequence is MLNLKNKVVFKGDRTLWYVVIGLMLASLIVVYSSTGSLAFRVRGGNTSYYLIKQLFLMFGCMVVILTLQSFHYKYFLSFAKIVLGMSLIFLLWAKFAGTTLNDAGRWVTIPGIGFTFQPSEMAKLGIIMYCARAIAFEQTEECCSNNVLWRMTLVVPVLFLIFMENFSTSALLGGVCLVMLFVGRLYWKTYAKLIGVIVGLMILMLAVVFIVPEKHLKSAGRLLTVKSRIEHFVNPSETDSDDSYQSDQAKIAVAKGGLMGLGPGNSVQRNFLPHPYSDFIFAIIVEEYGLVGAGIVMLLYLIILYRVGVIVRRCTRMFPAILVAGLGLCIVFQALINMGVCVGLFPVTGQPLPLVSMGGTSLLFTSASFGMILSVSHTFSEEGEREEKEKLKMAAQGINEEEENEEN
- the murD gene encoding UDP-N-acetylmuramoyl-L-alanine--D-glutamate ligase, whose amino-acid sequence is MERLVILGGGESGAGAAKLGKKLGYEVFLSDKGKLADKYKRVLEELGVEYEEGQHTEGRIFAADLVVKSPGIPDKLPMIVGLRGKGIEVISEIEFAGRHTDAKMYCITGSNGKTTTTLLLYHILEKAGYDVGLAGNVGNSLAAQVADDLHRVYVVELSSFQLDGMFQFRCDTAILTNITPDHLDRYDYKFENYANSKFRILNNMRKEDLFIYGYDCEVVRERVERGDIVPEAVGFTYSDYAGVNAYMDGDTVVAHWGDREFRIAKQEISIQGRHNVYNAMAAILAALKAGVSDEDLRKGLTTFPQVEHRLETVDVVNGVTYINDSKATNVDSAWYALDSMHAPVVWIAGGTDKGNDYSVLFDLVKEKVKLLICMGVDNKKLIEAFSPICEVVDTHSLDETMEVAYRRAEEGDVVLLSPCCASFDLFKNYENRGEMFKEKVKKLKTKR